A window of Equus caballus isolate H_3958 breed thoroughbred chromosome 10, TB-T2T, whole genome shotgun sequence contains these coding sequences:
- the LOC100073108 gene encoding trace amine-associated receptor 5 translates to MSAVLDRGAEGHPAAFCYQGNGSCPRRVHPLGIQLVIYLACAAGMLITVLGNLFVVLAVAYFKALHTPTNLLLLSLALADLLLGLLVLPFSIIRSVESCWFFGDFLCRLHTYLDTLFCLASVFHLCFISIDRHCAICEPLLYPSKFTVRVALRYILAGWGVPAAYTALFLYTDVVERGLSQWLEEMPCVGSCQLLFNKFWGWLNFPVFFFPCLIMISLYGKIFLVATRQAQKISTLSRSLAGAANHERKAAKTLGIAVGIYLLCWLPFTIDTMVDSLLNFITPPLVFDIFSWFAYFNSACNPIIYVFSYWWFRKALKLFLSREIFSPRTPTTDLYQE, encoded by the coding sequence ATGAGTGCTGTCCTTGACCGAGGTGCTGAAGGACACCCTGCGGCGTTCTGCTACCAGGGGAATGGGTCTTGCCCCAGGAGGGTCCATCCACTGGGCATCCAGTTGGTGATCTACCTGGCTTGTGCAGCAGGCATGCTGATTACAGTCCTAGGAAATTTGTTTGTGGTGCTTGCTGTGGCCTACTTCAAGGCACTTCACACTCCCACCAACCTCTTGTTGCTTTCTCTGGCCCTGGCTGACCTGTTGCTGGGTCTGCTGGTGCTGCCCTTCAGCATCATTCGCTCCGTGGAGAGCTGCTGGTTCTTCGGAGACTTCCTCTGCCGCCTGCATACCTATCTGGACACCCTCTTCTGTCTCGCCTCCGTCTTCCATCTCTGTTTCATTTCCATTGACCGCCACTGTGCCATCTGTGAGCCTCTGCTCTACCCCTCCAAGTTCACAGTCAGGGTGGCCCTCAGGTACATCCTGGCAGGGTGGGGGGTGCCAGCAGCTTACACTGCCTTATTCCTCTACACAGATGTGGTCGAGAGAGGGCTCAGCCAGTGGCTGGAAGAGATGCCTTGTGTGGGCAGTTGCCAGCTGCTGTTCAACAAGTTTTGGGGCTGGTTAAACTTCCCTGTGTTCTTTTTCCCCTGCCTCATCATGATCAGCTTGTATGGGAAGATCTTCCTGGTTGCTACCAGGCAGGCTCAGAAGATCAGCACCTTGAGCAGAAGCCTGGCTGGGGCTGCCAATCATGAAAGAAAAGCTGCCAAGACCCTGGGCATTGCCGTGGGCATATACCTCTTGTGCTGGCTTCCCTTCACCATTGACACGATGGTTGACAGCCTCCTTAACTTTATCACACCACCACTGGTCTTCGACATCTTTAGCTGGTTTGCTTACTTCAACTCAGCCTGCAACCCCATCATCTATGTCTTTTCCTACTGGTGGTTCAGGAAGGCGCTCAAACTCTTCCTGAGTCGGGAGATCTTCTCACCGCGGACACCCACTACTGATTTGTACCAAGAATGA